In Aegilops tauschii subsp. strangulata cultivar AL8/78 chromosome 3, Aet v6.0, whole genome shotgun sequence, one genomic interval encodes:
- the LOC109756029 gene encoding uncharacterized protein, producing MSRSKDNLAAPAFTSDRLNDLIIKDHVPIILDLDSPSYNAWRTYFGLLIRSYRLVKHVDGSVDIRDMKYDDEWLAVDACIVKWILRTVSRGIFDMVNTRDPSTHAIWTRVCDLFLYNQLQRHVFLQGEFFTLQQNDVSIDDYCTRLKVLADELRDVGMTIDDSVLLTDLLRGLHPDLGQSAANLSLITPTYAKAVTYLRMKEKRLRHSTWQATHMALHAGHTSGSGAAPPALWALALVPPPAPAPTAGRN from the coding sequence ATGTCCCGCTCCAAGGACAACCTCGCCGCCCCCGCCTTCACCTCTGACCGTCTCAATGACCTCATCATCAAAGATCACGTGCCCATCATCCTCGACCTCGACTCACCGTCCTACAACGCCTGGCGCACCTACTTCGGGCTCCTGATTCGCTCCTACCGTCTCGTTAAGCACGTTGATGGGAGCGTTGACATCCGTGATATGAAGTACGATGACGAGTGGCTGGCCGTTGACGCTTGCATCGTCAAGTGGATCTTACGCACTGTCTCGCGGGGCATCTTCGACATGGTCAACACCCGTGACCCCTCGACACACGCCATCTGGACGCGGGTGTGCGACCTCTTCCTCTACAACCAACTCCAGCGTCACGTCTTCCTCCAAGGTGAGTTCTTCACGCTGCAACAGAACGATGTCTCGATCGATGACTACTGTACGCGGCTGAAGGTGCTTGCCGATGAGCTTCGTGATGTCGGCATGACCATTGACGACTCCGTCCTCCTCACCGACCTCCTTCGCGGCCTCCACCCTGACCTCGGCCAGTCCGCCGCCAACCTCTCCCTCATCACGCCGACGTACGCCAAGGCGGTCACCTACCTTCGGATGAAGGAGAAGCGCCTCCGGCACTCCACGTGGCAGGCGACCCATATGGCGTTGCACGCCGGCCATACCAGCGGCTCCGGTGCCGCTCCACCAGCTCTCTGGGCCCTTGCCCTGGTCCCGCCACCCGCGCCCGCGCCTACTGCCGGGCGGAACTAG